The genomic stretch CCCAGCCTGTTTCAACCTCTCCACGTCCTCCTCGCACATCTCCCCGACCCCGTCGTCTTCCACCACCACAGTTGCAGTTTCCTCCATTTCCATGACGTTCACGGGCTCCACGGTGACATGCTCCACCTGAATGCCGTCGTCCAACAGGACTGTTTCCGCCCCGGTGAGGTTCTGCGTTGCTATCGTGAGGGCGGCGGAGTCAGTGATGACCAGCTGCTCCGGTAGCTTCTCCACTATCAGATGAGCGTCCTTTAGGTGGGCGGTCAGCTCCTTGGGGTGAGTGAACCACATGTCACAGACGGTGCAGTGGTTGGGCTTGTCTCCGGTGTGACTCGCTAGATGGTCTTTGAACTGGTCCCAACTGTTGAACACACTGCCGCACACCTGACaggaaaaaagcaaagaaaatggttataagtcagtgtttttaatcaaaaagattaaagattacaaataaaatttgaatttttgaatttgaaaatgattaaaaaatagagGATGAAATGTCAACAGATTCTCAGAAACCATAAAATTCCAGGGCTTAATGTGCACTGCAGACGCACCAGCTCGTAAATTATGATATTGTTATGACGTCATCACTCAGTTGTTAAGGAAAGTTTCCAATGTAgacatttttggatttattaTCTACACAGATCAGGGATGTCAAACATGAGGCCCAGATAGTTTAATCTAGCTCAgccataaagaaaacaaatatacagattttgaaaaaaaaaaaaaaaaaaagtttctagcccattcctttgagttatagttctttaaagaaatgaatgaaatgcaCAATTCAGCCACCAGGGGGAGCAAAGCAAACGTAAGACCGCCATGATAAGCATTAAAAAATTATGAGAATATGTTTGCAGGTGGTGCCATGTCTGGGCAAGATGTAATTTTGCTTTAAATCTATTGACCTCTATAACTGAATGTATACTAATAAGTGCTTAGGCCACTAGTTTGttagagatattttttttccaactggaaaaaaacaaaacaagtttggTGTAAACCGCATAAagatcttttaatttttgtctaagaacaacaaagttttaaattaatctttatttctGTGATCACATAAACAGATGACACTATTTTACCATTTCAAATTgctctttaaactttttaaacatattttgaatTTCTGTGCAACACAAAATCTAAATTACAAGAAGTTTTAGAATTGAATCTCCAAACTGATATTATTTTTACAAGTCTAAATATAAGTTTTAAAATCTCcatagaaatatttttgcaattataTTTCTAGATAAGTCtttaaaatctgtctaaatttttaaaattataattttattcaaatacaaCTAACTGATACATTTCCTTTCACATTAATACAAACTGTGTCCTACATGtgcagaaaagaaacaaaaagaaaagctttaacaGTAAAGCCTCAGTAAAACAGATTTTGGTTAAAGCTAAAATTTGCTACAAATCAAAACCATAAAGGTGATAGCAGCCAAACAAAGCATACCTGGCATTCGTAGAGTTTCTTGCGTCCCTTTTTGGCTCCGGCCCCGTTCTGACAGGCCGCCATATGGCACTTCAGCGTACTGTTCCTCGCAAATTTCTCATGACAATCTGGACACTCGTATGGTTTCTCACCtggaacacaaaataaaagagatcTTCAGACTGCAAATCTCaaacatttgcataaaaacGTGTCTAAAAGAGTAAGAAAAATAAGTATCTATTATAATTATTAATCTTAAAtgattttcacaaataaaaatgttgattaaattaggatgttttttcaactactgcaaaacatttaatgatgattcctttttaaaatccatcACAGAATGTTAACACAATTACATCAGTGTGAAGGTAATTGATGTTTGAGggtaaaaacaacataaaacagaGCAAATCACTGAAATTTGATCATTAAAGCATgctgttaaaaacttaaaaataaacaaatagtgTTCTTACAAAACACTGAATCAACGTCTGAATTTAATTGATCTTCAGAGaacatttcctttgttttaatGTTGATTCCAGATTAggttttaatgttaatttataGTTCTGCAGACTTAAATATGAATCCAGGAAGTGATGTTTACTAAATGAaaccagaaaaacaacacagtacgctctataaacacatttctgataGTTTTTGAGAGTTGTACTGCTTTTATTCTCACCAGTGTGTTTTCTCAGGTGCTCCTTAAAGTGTCCGAAGTGATCAAAGTTCTTCTTGCAGTATTCACAGACGTGGACCTTCTTTTGGGGCTTCTGATTTCGAGACAGCTCCTCTGCTTCAAAATGAAAGGTGTTTATATGCTGCTTCAGAGCTCCCTCCCTCGTGTACGCTTTGCCACAGTGGCTGCACACGTGCGGTCTCTCCAGCGAGCCCAGGTGACTTTTGATGTGTTGTTTAAGGTGGCAGTACAGCTTGAAGCTGCGCTCACATTTGTTGCAGCGGAACATGTTGTCCGCCTGGGAGATCTGGACCTCAACAACTTCGACGTTCTCCAGGACCTTGGAGGCCGTCACCGTTTCCTCCTGATAAACCActtcatgctaaaaaaaagcaaaaaatgttcaaatcatttttttacatgccttaaacctttttttctttttaaaaagagtaCCTCTTCTAGATCTTCCCTCTTAATAACTTGGATTGTTGGTTCTCCTTGCTGGTATTTACTAGTTATATCAGCGAGAAGAGCTAAAGCGGAGTCATCTGACGATGCCTGAGCATTTTTTGCAGCGTCTACGACTTCCTCCAGCCCTGACTCCTCCACCTCAATGGCTCCTTCACCCATTACCTGAATCTCCACCTGCAGGAGAGgtgcaaaaaaaacacttttcttccaAACTAGATTTGTTTTGTTGAACCGTTTATCTTAAACGTGAACATTGTGAACATACTGACATGTTCTCCTTCTACTGTTGGCAGGGTTTCTGTAATTACGTTAGAAGTCTCTGCAATCTTCCTCTTCTTACTTGTACTTCTGGCTGCCAGTGAGGAAAATTCATCAATCCTACAAGAGAAAATCTCACCGTTACtcaaagctgcatttaacagatGTATTTAGGCAGCAAAGATGGAAAGTTTGCATGTTTAAGCCTCACTTTTTGTTAAGTGCCTTGATGGCTTCTTGCATCTGCAGGTATTCAGCAGCTTTCCACACATCAAAAGCTTCATCCTCCCCGGCAACAGCTAGAGTAGCTGTGTAAGTGAAGTCCATCAGCTGACTAAAGGCCGTGTTGCTCACACCTaataaaatgacatgaaaacGCAAACGTGAATGAATGCAGCGCAACACACTacaccaaaaacaacttttatttagtcagcattACTTGTTTAAGAGTTTGTCTCAATAATTTAAAGAGGTCAACATGAGACAATACTTGATAAATCAACCAAAATCAGagggtaaaataaataaaatttctcGTGCAGTTACTGGGTTTCTCCAGCAGGGAGCACTGTTCCAAACAACTAGATACTGTAAACCTAAGAACAAATTGTCTTTACATGCAAATTAAACTAAACctttcatttcacatttttactaaaacatagAATACCTTCTATCTCCACCAGGGGTTCTTGGGTGAAATCCTGAAAGAATTTGTAGAAAAACTGACTGCAAGCTGCCAACACGGCTTTATGGGCTCTGAACTGGTGTCCTGCATAAAGAAACAAGTCAAACAACAGAACTGAGTGAAATAGcttaaacatttactaacaCATGATCATATAAGCAGTTAAAATAGCCAATATTCTGTCATCCCTGTAGCTTGAAACAGATTGTTATTTAACGTGATATTCTTAAACACAAACCTATTGAAAATAGAGGCAGAAAAGGCAACAGAAATGTTccaaatcaacattttgtgGCTTTCACAGGGTTTCTACAAGTTTCTTAAGTTagatttaagagtttttttttaaactgtgcatatcaaaaattaagaccaatttctcaacttatttatattttaaaaaagaacataattCACAAACAAAAGTAAGTGCAGATGGTGCAGAGGCACGAGTACGAGCTGGATAGCCTCTGCTGCTGAGAGGATTAGCAGCTGGATGGATACCTGTTCCATCCATTCTGTGAAATTTACATTTCCCCAAAATCCAAACTGTAGCTTCTCTTCTTGTTGTTTGTAGTCTGTGTCACAATGCTTTAGCGTGCTtcccttttcttcttctttttaatattttttagtatGTGGTCTGAAGTGAATTGGTGCATTACGATTGGTCGATCTTTATTGACATTATTTGATCAAAGAAACTC from Oryzias melastigma strain HK-1 linkage group LG9, ASM292280v2, whole genome shotgun sequence encodes the following:
- the znf131 gene encoding zinc finger protein 131 isoform X3 — encoded protein: MSAAEAEAAGGSEYPAHYKVMLEKLNEQRQLDQFTDITLIVDGHQFRAHKAVLAACSQFFYKFFQDFTQEPLVEIEGVSNTAFSQLMDFTYTATLAVAGEDEAFDVWKAAEYLQMQEAIKALNKKIDEFSSLAARSTSKKRKIAETSNVITETLPTVEGEHVEIQVMGEGAIEVEESGLEEVVDAAKNAQASSDDSALALLADITSKYQQGEPTIQVIKREDLEEHEVVYQEETVTASKVLENVEVVEVQISQADNMFRCNKSEELSRNQKPQKKVHVCEYCKKNFDHFGHFKEHLRKHTGEKPYECPDCHEKFARNSTLKCHMAACQNGAGAKKGRKKLYECQVCGSVFNSWDQFKDHLASHTGDKPNHCTVCDMWFTHPKELTAHLKDAHLIVEKLPEQLVITDSAALTIATQNLTGAETVLLDDGIQVEHVTVEPVNVMEMEETATVVVEDDGVGEMCEEDVERLKQAGLQIQVVHVTAADIQGQQLVNSQVEVKMEEMVNVEEAEQTMVV
- the znf131 gene encoding zinc finger protein 131 isoform X1 — protein: MSAAEAEAAGGSEYPAHYKVMLEKLNEQRQLDQFTDITLIVDGHQFRAHKAVLAACSQFFYKFFQDFTQEPLVEIEGVSNTAFSQLMDFTYTATLAVAGEDEAFDVWKAAEYLQMQEAIKALNKKIDEFSSLAARSTSKKRKIAETSNVITETLPTVEGEHVEIQVMGEGAIEVEESGLEEVVDAAKNAQASSDDSALALLADITSKYQQGEPTIQVIKREDLEEHEVVYQEETVTASKVLENVEVVEVQISQADNMFRCNKCERSFKLYCHLKQHIKSHLGSLERPHVCSHCGKAYTREGALKQHINTFHFEAEELSRNQKPQKKVHVCEYCKKNFDHFGHFKEHLRKHTGEKPYECPDCHEKFARNSTLKCHMAACQNGAGAKKGRKKLYECQVCGSVFNSWDQFKDHLASHTGDKPNHCTVCDMWFTHPKELTAHLKDAHLIVEKLPEQLVITDSAALTIATQNLTGAETVLLDDGIQVEHVTVEPVNVMEMEETATVVVEDDGVGEMCEEDVERLKQAGLQIQVVHVTAADIQGQQLVNSQVEVKMEEMVNVEEAEQTMVV
- the znf131 gene encoding zinc finger protein 131 isoform X2 — protein: MSAAEAEAAGGSEYPAHYKVMLEKLNEQRQLDQFTDITLIVDGHQFRAHKAVLAACSQFFYKFFQDFTQEPLVEIEGVSNTAFSQLMDFTYTATLAVAGEDEAFDVWKAAEYLQMQEAIKALNKKIDEFSSLAARSTSKKRKIAETSNVEIQVMGEGAIEVEESGLEEVVDAAKNAQASSDDSALALLADITSKYQQGEPTIQVIKREDLEEHEVVYQEETVTASKVLENVEVVEVQISQADNMFRCNKCERSFKLYCHLKQHIKSHLGSLERPHVCSHCGKAYTREGALKQHINTFHFEAEELSRNQKPQKKVHVCEYCKKNFDHFGHFKEHLRKHTGEKPYECPDCHEKFARNSTLKCHMAACQNGAGAKKGRKKLYECQVCGSVFNSWDQFKDHLASHTGDKPNHCTVCDMWFTHPKELTAHLKDAHLIVEKLPEQLVITDSAALTIATQNLTGAETVLLDDGIQVEHVTVEPVNVMEMEETATVVVEDDGVGEMCEEDVERLKQAGLQIQVVHVTAADIQGQQLVNSQVEVKMEEMVNVEEAEQTMVV